In one window of Fibrobacter sp. UBA4297 DNA:
- the yfcE gene encoding phosphodiesterase, protein MKALILSDIHGSALAARQALTFFEKFNCDKIFLLGDTLYHGPRNPLPAGHGPMQVVEALVPYKDRIIAVRGNCDADVDLMMLDFPIENEYKVIEDNGLHLFMSHGHIFMPECFPRDALNAIESTGAAQSAAQSSSQSTIQSQADAPQKPQIDVYLYGHTHIWMLEKNFRDVLLVNPGSTSLPKGGNPPTFGFYESTPATANEPAHAKFSIHTLEDGTEIAAVSI, encoded by the coding sequence ATGAAAGCATTAATTTTATCAGACATTCATGGTTCAGCCTTGGCAGCAAGGCAGGCGCTCACGTTTTTTGAAAAGTTCAACTGCGACAAGATTTTCTTGCTGGGCGATACGCTCTATCACGGTCCACGAAATCCGCTCCCGGCGGGCCACGGTCCCATGCAAGTTGTCGAAGCGCTTGTGCCGTACAAAGACCGCATTATCGCCGTCCGCGGGAACTGCGACGCCGATGTCGATTTGATGATGCTCGACTTCCCTATCGAAAACGAATACAAAGTCATTGAAGACAACGGACTGCACCTGTTCATGAGTCATGGACACATCTTTATGCCGGAATGTTTCCCGAGAGATGCGCTAAACGCCATCGAATCTACGGGAGCAGCACAATCTGCAGCACAGTCCTCATCGCAGTCCACGATTCAATCGCAAGCCGATGCTCCGCAAAAGCCGCAAATTGACGTGTATCTGTACGGCCACACGCACATCTGGATGCTCGAAAAGAACTTCCGCGATGTGCTTCTCGTGAATCCGGGTTCCACAAGCCTCCCGAAAGGCGGGAACCCGCCGACATTCGGATTCTACGAGAGCACGCCTGCGACAGCAAACGAGCCCGCCCATGCCAAATTCAGTATCCACACGCTAGAAGATGGCACGGAAATTGCGGCTGTGAGCATATAG
- a CDS encoding nucleoside recognition domain-containing protein — translation MVLNIIWLVFFFGAFIACIVQWLAFGDTGIFNKAILGAFDMSKTAFEIALGLTGILSLWLGILKIGEKAGAVQILAKIVQPLFSRLFPEIPKGHPVVGTMLMNISANMLGLDNAATPMGLKAMKQLQDLNPNDDKTVASDSQIMFLVLNASGLTLIPVSIMTYRAQLGAANPSDVFLPLLLSTFFSTIAGIFALSFFQEIKLKDPVTVMWLGGISACVIAVMFYFSHLTAEALGTTSLFISGLVLFGVIVAFLGLACYKKVQAYEAFVEGAKEGFNTAVMIIPNLVAILVGVAVFRASGAMDLVMNGISSLLGLIGVGNDVVPALPTALMKPLSGSGARGMMIDAMKNLGPDSFAGRLSCMFQGAADTTFYIIAVYFGSVGVKKTRHAVTCALIADAVGVIAAIIIAYIFFPPMH, via the coding sequence ATGGTTCTTAACATCATTTGGCTCGTTTTCTTTTTCGGTGCATTTATCGCATGCATCGTCCAGTGGCTTGCTTTTGGCGATACCGGCATTTTTAACAAGGCTATCCTCGGGGCCTTCGACATGTCCAAGACGGCATTCGAAATCGCCCTTGGCCTCACAGGCATTTTGAGCCTCTGGCTCGGCATCCTCAAAATCGGAGAAAAAGCTGGCGCCGTACAAATCCTCGCCAAAATCGTGCAACCGCTTTTTTCAAGACTCTTCCCAGAAATTCCAAAAGGCCACCCGGTCGTGGGCACAATGCTTATGAACATCAGCGCGAACATGCTCGGTCTCGACAATGCAGCAACGCCGATGGGCCTCAAGGCCATGAAGCAGCTCCAGGATTTGAACCCGAACGACGACAAGACCGTCGCGAGCGATTCGCAAATTATGTTCCTCGTCTTGAACGCAAGCGGACTTACGCTAATTCCCGTTAGCATAATGACTTACCGCGCACAGCTCGGGGCCGCAAACCCGAGCGATGTTTTCCTTCCGCTTTTGCTCTCCACATTTTTCAGCACTATTGCAGGCATTTTTGCTCTCAGCTTTTTCCAGGAAATCAAACTCAAGGATCCTGTAACCGTCATGTGGCTCGGCGGCATCAGCGCCTGCGTTATCGCCGTGATGTTCTACTTTAGTCACCTCACCGCCGAAGCTCTCGGCACCACGAGCCTTTTCATCAGCGGTCTTGTGCTGTTTGGCGTAATTGTTGCATTCCTCGGTCTTGCCTGCTATAAGAAAGTCCAGGCATACGAAGCATTTGTGGAAGGCGCCAAGGAAGGATTCAACACCGCCGTGATGATTATCCCGAACCTCGTTGCGATTCTCGTGGGTGTTGCCGTGTTCCGCGCAAGTGGAGCCATGGACCTCGTCATGAACGGCATTTCATCTTTGCTCGGCCTTATCGGTGTCGGCAACGACGTTGTCCCAGCCCTCCCCACCGCCCTTATGAAGCCCCTCAGCGGTAGCGGTGCACGCGGCATGATGATCGATGCCATGAAAAATCTTGGTCCAGACAGTTTTGCAGGTCGCCTCAGTTGCATGTTCCAGGGTGCAGCCGACACGACGTTCTACATCATCGCCGTGTATTTCGGTTCTGTAGGCGTCAAAAAGACTCGCCACGCCGTCACCTGCGCCCTCATCGCAGACGCCGTCGGCGTTATCGCGGCCATAATCATCGCTTACATATTCTTCCCGCCAATGCACTAA
- a CDS encoding putative bifunctional diguanylate cyclase/phosphodiesterase yields the protein MDYVIFSSVYKDFRDAILDNVPDILSMIKRISNAIPPICNILNIGYIKIKLIAPISIIAKNGLSEERVIYEEANGYETVPLIQTYRTGENGMATIEIRAKKGHKFTAPELQAAKLICDDLFIILGRSRLMSAIHYASQTDTMTGAPNTAQLVHHSIELKAKNRLQNFSGLFINLKNYKYINQSKSPAVGDLAMTSFTHSIMAMCHDDEMIARLGGDNFFILVKKENRDMFIRALSSVIVSVTPPHGPSISLTIQSRIGVYDIQPQDSMNEIMHCSSVALNEARLHPGNDIVHFTQKMLEDAYHQKEISSLFHEALRRKEFIVYYQPKVSVKEQKLCGCEALVRWYRNGQVIPPSEFLPILEKEASICLLDFYVFRKVCEDIRNWLDAGIEPVRVSSNFSRHHLSNPHLTEDILAIMKEYNIDSKFIEIELTESSNFEDKIAMQKFVNGLRQHGISVSIDDFGTGYSTFAAIKDLNVNVIKLDKSLLDHIGDSKYHDEVVIKNMVNMINELHLEVVAEGVENSKQLDFLQNAKCSIIQGFIFDKPLTKEDFEKRLSQEVTYTHIS from the coding sequence ATGGACTACGTCATTTTCAGTAGTGTATATAAGGATTTTAGGGATGCTATTTTAGACAATGTTCCAGACATATTGTCGATGATTAAGCGTATTAGCAACGCGATTCCTCCAATATGTAATATTCTTAACATTGGCTATATTAAAATCAAGCTCATCGCCCCTATTTCTATCATTGCCAAAAACGGTCTTAGCGAAGAAAGAGTTATTTACGAAGAGGCTAACGGGTACGAAACCGTTCCGTTAATCCAGACTTACAGAACAGGTGAAAATGGCATGGCAACGATTGAAATTCGCGCCAAGAAAGGCCACAAATTTACAGCCCCAGAATTGCAGGCGGCAAAACTCATCTGCGATGACCTTTTTATCATCCTTGGCAGGTCGCGCCTCATGAGCGCCATCCACTATGCAAGCCAAACGGACACAATGACCGGAGCCCCGAACACGGCCCAACTAGTCCACCACAGCATAGAACTCAAGGCAAAGAACAGATTGCAAAACTTCAGCGGTCTGTTCATCAACCTCAAAAATTACAAGTACATCAACCAGTCCAAATCGCCTGCAGTTGGCGACTTGGCGATGACAAGTTTTACACATTCGATCATGGCGATGTGCCACGACGATGAAATGATTGCAAGGCTTGGGGGGGACAACTTTTTCATCCTGGTCAAAAAAGAGAACAGGGATATGTTCATCAGGGCTTTATCCTCGGTGATTGTATCAGTGACTCCTCCACATGGCCCAAGTATATCGCTTACAATCCAAAGCCGCATAGGCGTCTACGACATTCAGCCGCAAGACTCTATGAACGAGATCATGCATTGCAGTTCAGTAGCGTTGAACGAAGCAAGGCTCCATCCCGGTAACGATATTGTGCACTTCACCCAGAAGATGCTTGAAGACGCATACCATCAAAAAGAAATATCTTCGCTTTTCCACGAAGCCCTGCGTCGCAAGGAATTTATCGTCTACTACCAGCCCAAGGTTTCAGTCAAGGAACAGAAGCTCTGCGGTTGCGAAGCGCTTGTCCGTTGGTACCGCAATGGACAGGTCATCCCGCCAAGCGAATTTTTGCCCATTCTCGAAAAAGAAGCCTCCATTTGCCTTCTCGATTTTTACGTATTCCGCAAAGTCTGCGAAGATATCCGTAATTGGCTGGACGCAGGTATTGAACCGGTCCGTGTGTCTTCGAACTTCTCTAGACACCATCTTAGCAACCCGCACTTGACTGAAGATATCCTTGCCATCATGAAGGAGTACAATATCGACAGCAAGTTCATCGAAATTGAGCTCACGGAATCTTCCAATTTTGAAGACAAAATTGCCATGCAGAAGTTCGTGAACGGACTCCGCCAGCACGGTATTTCTGTTTCTATTGACGACTTTGGTACAGGCTACTCCACATTCGCCGCCATCAAGGACTTGAACGTCAACGTCATCAAGCTCGACAAGTCGCTCCTCGACCACATCGGCGACAGCAAGTACCATGACGAAGTTGTCATCAAGAACATGGTGAACATGATCAACGAACTCCATCTCGAAGTCGTTGCAGAAGGTGTCGAAAACTCGAAGCAGCTCGATTTCTTGCAGAACGCCAAGTGCTCGATTATCCAGGGATTCATTTTCGATAAGCCGCTGACCAAGGAAGACTTTGAAAAGCGACTCTCGCAAGAAGTCACTTACACGCACATTTCCTAA
- a CDS encoding manganese efflux pump MntP family protein — MSTIEIIIIAIVEAMDCFAVAISTGLCKSGIKRSRAVLQAVSFGVFQGGMTLLGFFLGSFAERWFNAVGTPIACAILCILGARMIWGAIKGGEATVSCAHLSLMNILLLSIATSIDAFAVGISFAFLNANMFFATSAIALASFAMGVIGFEIGRHASKRFKTKIPEIIAGIILIAIGVKMFV; from the coding sequence ATGAGCACTATAGAGATTATCATTATCGCGATTGTCGAAGCGATGGACTGCTTCGCGGTCGCCATTTCGACCGGTCTTTGCAAATCGGGCATCAAGCGTTCGCGTGCGGTGCTCCAAGCGGTCAGTTTCGGTGTTTTTCAAGGCGGCATGACGCTCCTCGGTTTTTTCCTCGGAAGCTTTGCCGAGCGTTGGTTCAACGCGGTGGGCACCCCGATTGCCTGTGCGATTCTCTGCATTCTGGGCGCACGCATGATCTGGGGCGCCATCAAGGGCGGCGAGGCAACAGTCTCTTGCGCGCACTTAAGCCTCATGAACATTCTGCTTTTGTCGATTGCGACAAGCATTGACGCATTTGCGGTCGGGATTTCGTTTGCGTTCTTGAATGCCAACATGTTTTTTGCCACATCCGCCATTGCTCTTGCTAGTTTTGCGATGGGCGTTATCGGCTTTGAAATCGGGCGCCACGCCTCCAAGCGGTTCAAAACAAAAATCCCGGAGATTATCGCCGGGATTATCTTGATTGCCATTGGCGTGAAGATGTTTGTGTAG
- the ligA gene encoding NAD-dependent DNA ligase LigA: MSEQKDIDRTRYFELKKQLEEASRLYYKDGVSPMSDQDFDFGLKEMEALEAKYPELRGKGSLTQKVGSDLTNDFAKVAHAVPMLSIANVYSEEEMREFVKAAEEGIAALGERATWICERKIDGVSLSVVYENGRLKQAATRGDGAQGDDVTLNALTIADIPEYFDAKKLKIDPSEIPQGTFEVRGEVYMEREAFERLNEQFILENKKTFQNCRNTVSGSLKLKSVAECKTRPMRFFAYHIPQSNNKTHEENLKQLKRLGFHTNDYWTADTVDEIMAISEKIGASRDSLPFDIDGMVVKLNDLQQQRELGSTSKSPRWAIAYKFKAERAYTPLLSVEFQVGRTGAVTPVANLAPVRLAGTTVKRATLHNFDEVARLDLHYGDTVGVEKGGEIIPKITDVKRELRPAGASPVVAPEKCPVCGEQLTHIDGEVILRCENMHCQAQVQCLFEHFVSREAMNIENLGPALIASLLATGKIKRIPDLYRLTLEDLESQERMAKKSAKNVFDAIQASKLRSLENLLHGLGIRFVGRTSARNIAKHFRTLEKIRTATVEELQNVTDVGERIGKSVYEFFHTPLYTNEIDELVALGLPTEFKGVVKTLFQGQTAVITGTLPSMDRDEARKLIEENGGKVSGSVSKKTSWVLAGEAAGSKLTKANELGIPVHDEAWLMAQIANSDESEDGANASEDRAPADAASNTTKPAEDQMTLNL; encoded by the coding sequence ATGAGTGAGCAGAAAGATATAGACCGTACCCGCTATTTTGAGTTAAAGAAACAACTGGAAGAAGCTAGCCGTCTTTATTACAAGGACGGAGTTTCCCCCATGAGCGACCAGGATTTTGACTTTGGGCTCAAGGAGATGGAAGCGCTAGAAGCGAAGTATCCGGAATTACGCGGAAAGGGTTCGCTCACGCAGAAGGTCGGTAGCGACCTCACGAACGATTTCGCGAAGGTGGCGCATGCGGTGCCGATGCTCAGCATCGCAAACGTGTACAGCGAAGAAGAAATGCGCGAGTTTGTGAAGGCCGCGGAAGAAGGGATTGCTGCTTTAGGCGAACGCGCGACGTGGATTTGCGAGAGGAAAATCGATGGGGTTAGCCTTTCTGTGGTTTACGAGAATGGTCGCTTGAAGCAGGCGGCGACGCGTGGCGATGGAGCGCAAGGCGATGACGTGACATTGAATGCGCTCACGATTGCAGATATTCCTGAATATTTTGACGCGAAGAAATTGAAGATTGACCCGAGCGAGATTCCGCAGGGGACGTTCGAAGTCCGCGGTGAAGTCTACATGGAACGCGAGGCTTTTGAACGCTTGAACGAGCAGTTCATCTTGGAAAACAAGAAGACTTTCCAGAACTGCCGCAATACGGTTTCGGGCTCGCTCAAGCTCAAGAGCGTTGCCGAATGCAAGACGCGCCCGATGCGATTCTTTGCATACCACATTCCGCAGAGCAACAACAAGACTCACGAAGAGAACTTGAAACAGCTCAAGCGCCTTGGATTCCACACAAACGATTACTGGACCGCCGACACGGTCGATGAAATCATGGCGATTTCCGAGAAGATTGGCGCAAGCCGCGACAGTCTCCCGTTCGATATTGACGGCATGGTCGTAAAGCTGAACGATTTGCAACAGCAGCGAGAACTCGGCAGCACGAGCAAGAGCCCGCGCTGGGCCATCGCATACAAATTTAAGGCGGAACGCGCCTACACACCGCTTTTGTCTGTAGAATTCCAAGTGGGCCGCACCGGTGCCGTGACACCGGTGGCAAATCTCGCACCCGTGCGTCTCGCGGGCACGACCGTCAAGCGCGCCACCCTCCACAACTTCGACGAAGTGGCAAGGCTCGACTTGCACTACGGCGACACAGTCGGCGTAGAGAAGGGTGGCGAAATCATCCCGAAAATCACGGACGTCAAACGCGAACTCCGCCCCGCCGGAGCCTCCCCCGTTGTGGCACCTGAAAAATGTCCTGTGTGCGGCGAGCAACTGACACACATCGACGGCGAAGTGATTCTCCGTTGCGAAAACATGCACTGCCAAGCACAAGTGCAATGTCTGTTCGAGCATTTCGTGAGCCGTGAAGCGATGAACATCGAAAATCTCGGGCCAGCGCTTATCGCAAGTCTCCTTGCCACCGGCAAAATCAAGCGCATTCCAGACCTTTACCGCCTCACGCTCGAAGACCTGGAATCGCAGGAACGCATGGCAAAGAAGAGTGCGAAAAACGTCTTTGACGCCATCCAAGCATCAAAACTGCGCAGTCTCGAAAATCTGTTGCACGGTCTCGGCATCCGCTTTGTCGGCCGCACCAGTGCCCGTAACATCGCAAAGCATTTCCGCACGCTCGAAAAAATCCGCACAGCGACTGTCGAAGAATTGCAAAACGTGACTGACGTCGGTGAACGCATCGGAAAATCCGTCTACGAATTTTTCCACACGCCGCTTTACACGAACGAAATTGATGAACTCGTGGCGCTCGGACTCCCGACGGAATTCAAGGGCGTTGTCAAGACTTTATTCCAAGGTCAAACTGCAGTCATCACAGGAACGCTCCCGAGCATGGACCGCGACGAAGCCCGCAAACTCATCGAAGAGAATGGCGGCAAGGTCTCCGGTTCTGTGAGCAAAAAGACGAGCTGGGTCTTAGCAGGCGAAGCCGCAGGCTCCAAACTCACCAAGGCAAACGAGCTCGGGATTCCCGTGCACGACGAAGCATGGCTTATGGCGCAAATTGCTAATAGTGACGAGAGCGAGGATGGTGCAAACGCCAGCGAAGACCGCGCGCCCGCTGATGCCGCTAGCAACACGACAAAGCCCGCGGAAGATCAGATGACACTGAATCTATAA
- a CDS encoding CobW family GTP-binding protein — MKSVPITLLTGYLGAGKTTLLNYVLNNQQGYHVAVIVNDIGEVNIDQTLIEKGGNITKEDSGKVVPLSNGCICCSLKTDLIEQIAELLEMGKFDYILIEASGICEPIPIAQTISFAGSQLRSKDGRPLPCHLDNIVAVVDVLRLADEFAGGEKLLEEDLEEEDIANLLIQQIEFCNTIIMNKVDALSKHDLEHVKAVVKALQPTAKMIETNYGKVDMKDILDTKQFDFNKVAESSTWAIKLNEEGHDNDDDDDDDHEEHEHHHHDHDDDHDEHEHHHHDDEDHSHCDHEHGVCHCGHHHDKDHPHGDEYGISTFVFEDHRPLNREKFEAFLDDYPTSIIRTKGLVWFSDERSESYLFEQAGKQASAQNFGRWFAAESKAEQQRILAENPQLQKIWDEKYGDRIIRLVFIGQHMDKKKIIQVMKDCLDE; from the coding sequence ATGAAATCAGTACCTATAACGCTCCTGACCGGTTACCTGGGAGCCGGCAAAACAACTCTCCTCAACTACGTTCTCAACAATCAGCAGGGCTACCACGTCGCCGTCATCGTAAATGACATTGGCGAAGTGAACATCGACCAGACTTTAATTGAAAAGGGCGGAAACATCACGAAGGAAGATTCGGGCAAGGTCGTCCCGCTTTCGAACGGTTGTATCTGCTGTTCGCTCAAGACCGACTTGATCGAACAAATTGCCGAACTTTTGGAAATGGGCAAGTTCGACTACATCCTTATCGAAGCTAGTGGTATTTGCGAACCGATTCCTATAGCCCAGACCATTAGCTTTGCAGGTAGCCAGCTCCGCAGCAAAGACGGCAGACCTCTCCCCTGCCATTTGGACAACATTGTGGCAGTCGTTGACGTGCTCCGCCTCGCAGACGAATTTGCCGGTGGCGAAAAGCTCCTCGAAGAAGACCTCGAAGAAGAAGACATTGCAAACTTGCTCATCCAGCAGATTGAATTCTGCAACACGATTATCATGAACAAGGTCGACGCTCTCAGCAAGCACGACTTGGAACACGTGAAGGCCGTCGTGAAGGCTTTGCAGCCGACCGCCAAGATGATCGAGACGAACTACGGCAAGGTCGACATGAAGGACATTCTCGACACGAAGCAGTTCGACTTCAACAAAGTTGCCGAATCGAGCACTTGGGCAATCAAGCTCAACGAAGAAGGTCACGACAACGATGACGATGATGATGACGATCATGAGGAACATGAACATCACCACCACGACCATGACGATGACCACGATGAGCACGAGCATCATCATCATGACGATGAAGACCACAGCCATTGCGACCATGAACATGGTGTTTGCCACTGCGGCCACCACCACGACAAGGACCATCCGCATGGTGACGAATACGGCATCAGCACGTTCGTGTTCGAAGACCATCGCCCGCTGAACCGCGAAAAGTTCGAAGCGTTCCTCGACGACTATCCAACGAGCATCATCCGCACGAAGGGTCTTGTATGGTTCAGCGATGAACGCAGCGAAAGCTACTTGTTCGAGCAGGCAGGCAAGCAAGCCTCCGCCCAGAATTTTGGACGTTGGTTTGCCGCCGAAAGCAAGGCCGAACAGCAGCGCATCCTCGCCGAAAATCCGCAGCTCCAGAAAATTTGGGACGAAAAGTACGGCGACCGCATCATCCGCCTGGTATTCATTGGCCAGCACATGGACAAGAAAAAGATTATCCAGGTGATGAAGGACTGCTTGGACGAGTAG
- a CDS encoding DNA recombination protein RmuC, with product MKSQLEMTKAEAARAFEEQKARFDDISKRLVAEAKNATEEMLKQREKQISESGHATMEQLVNPLKETIAKMEKTMNDTTLQQTAANTSLKEVLQQSINSNKATKQTADDLIRAFKHDSKIQGDWGECVLEELLQSLGLQKGIHFETQSTLRDESGNVLRAEETGCMMRPDVIVHLDTKKDVIVDSKVSMKAFMDYVACEDVEQRKPLLKRHIESLKKHVDELARKKYSTYVKAPRETVDFVIMFVPRSAALWTALSEEPSLWRDSMDRGVYIADEQTLFAALRIVKLTWRQVQQAQNQQKVFELANEVLKRVGMFVKNMEDIGSALGKAQDAYNKGMAKLDDKGASIVQSCRKLERLGAKQDSRNPLPPDVDAIEMQEIEEK from the coding sequence TTGAAAAGCCAACTTGAAATGACAAAAGCCGAGGCGGCCCGAGCTTTTGAAGAACAAAAAGCTCGCTTTGATGACATCTCGAAGCGCCTAGTTGCCGAAGCGAAAAACGCCACTGAAGAAATGCTTAAACAGCGCGAAAAGCAGATTTCGGAATCGGGCCATGCCACCATGGAACAACTCGTGAACCCGCTCAAGGAAACCATCGCCAAGATGGAAAAGACCATGAACGATACGACGTTACAGCAGACTGCGGCAAATACCTCGCTGAAGGAAGTCCTGCAACAGTCCATCAATTCCAACAAGGCGACAAAGCAAACCGCCGATGACTTGATTCGCGCTTTCAAGCACGATAGCAAGATTCAGGGCGACTGGGGCGAATGCGTCCTCGAAGAACTTTTGCAGTCGCTTGGGCTCCAAAAGGGAATTCATTTTGAAACGCAATCAACGCTGCGCGATGAAAGTGGCAATGTGCTCCGTGCCGAAGAGACCGGATGCATGATGCGCCCAGATGTTATCGTCCATCTGGATACGAAAAAAGATGTCATTGTCGATTCTAAGGTTTCCATGAAAGCTTTTATGGACTATGTCGCTTGCGAAGATGTGGAACAGCGAAAGCCCCTTTTGAAACGACATATTGAAAGCCTCAAGAAGCACGTGGATGAACTTGCTCGGAAAAAGTATTCGACGTACGTGAAAGCTCCGAGGGAAACAGTTGATTTTGTAATCATGTTTGTTCCGCGTTCAGCCGCTCTCTGGACTGCACTTTCCGAAGAACCCTCTCTTTGGCGTGATTCCATGGATCGTGGAGTGTATATTGCCGATGAACAGACGCTATTTGCCGCACTCCGTATCGTTAAGTTGACCTGGCGCCAAGTGCAACAGGCTCAAAACCAGCAAAAGGTCTTTGAACTTGCGAACGAAGTGCTCAAGCGCGTGGGCATGTTCGTGAAAAATATGGAAGATATTGGCAGCGCCCTCGGTAAAGCTCAGGATGCTTACAATAAGGGAATGGCAAAACTCGATGATAAGGGGGCAAGCATTGTGCAGTCTTGCCGCAAACTGGAACGTCTTGGAGCAAAACAAGATTCCAGAAATCCGCTCCCGCCAGACGTCGATGCTATCGAAATGCAAGAAATCGAAGAAAAGTAA
- a CDS encoding anthranilate synthase component I family protein produces the protein MTKITHITERPGYAPRTDSIYVALPGERYTPFSLAKKLGAKAIFESASFDHGRSRYSTLMVDEGFRLRQNDKNVSIVVDGKESEFLAEGDGDILDALLKISAENTVPPNQIPIPSSGVGYLGYEFCARCDTIRLAPQVDELNIPEAEFLVGHIYIVFDHFTEKLHLFALNYEEHQIDLKAAIEKVKARLADLDFSYLAPEKQYGKGITMTDLEQSRKEYTEKVEALQKHIIAGNIVQAVPSRRIQFASDIEALDIYRRLRTVNPSPYMFFLDYGTHQFIGASPESLIRVREGIATIHPIAGTRRRGKDDAEDLALMKNLKGDPKERAEHLMLVDLARNDLGRVCDAGTVETTKYMECEKFSHVIHLVSDVQGKVSKNKKAIEVLRSSFPAGTVSGAPKISAIEILSGLEKVKRRFYAGAVGYIESDGDLDFCIAIRCCLKQGKTISLQAGGGIVAASNADREFEETNEKLGAIRAVLEGEN, from the coding sequence ATGACTAAGATTACTCACATCACCGAACGCCCGGGTTACGCTCCGCGTACAGACAGCATTTACGTTGCACTCCCCGGCGAACGTTACACCCCGTTTTCACTCGCCAAGAAGCTCGGCGCAAAGGCCATCTTCGAATCGGCAAGCTTCGACCACGGTCGCAGCCGTTATTCCACTTTGATGGTGGACGAAGGTTTCCGCCTGCGCCAGAACGACAAGAACGTAAGCATTGTCGTGGATGGCAAGGAAAGTGAATTTTTAGCTGAAGGTGATGGCGATATTCTCGACGCCTTGCTCAAGATTTCCGCCGAAAATACGGTGCCGCCTAACCAGATTCCTATTCCGTCTTCGGGCGTGGGCTACCTCGGCTACGAATTCTGCGCCCGCTGCGATACGATTCGCCTCGCCCCGCAGGTAGACGAACTTAACATTCCCGAAGCTGAATTTTTGGTCGGCCACATTTACATCGTGTTTGACCACTTCACCGAAAAGCTTCACTTGTTCGCCCTGAACTACGAAGAACACCAGATTGATTTGAAGGCTGCAATTGAAAAGGTGAAGGCCCGCCTCGCCGACCTCGATTTTAGCTACCTCGCTCCGGAAAAGCAGTACGGCAAGGGCATCACTATGACCGACCTCGAACAGTCCCGCAAGGAATACACCGAAAAGGTGGAAGCATTACAGAAGCATATCATTGCAGGCAACATCGTGCAGGCAGTGCCCTCCCGCCGCATCCAGTTTGCAAGCGATATCGAAGCGCTCGACATTTACCGCCGCCTCCGCACGGTGAACCCGTCTCCGTACATGTTCTTCCTCGATTACGGAACGCACCAGTTCATTGGCGCATCGCCGGAGAGCTTGATCCGCGTGCGTGAAGGCATTGCCACAATCCACCCGATTGCAGGTACCCGCCGCCGTGGCAAGGACGACGCCGAAGATTTGGCTTTGATGAAGAACTTGAAGGGCGACCCAAAGGAACGCGCAGAACACTTGATGCTCGTGGACCTCGCCCGCAACGACCTCGGTCGCGTTTGCGACGCCGGTACAGTCGAAACCACCAAGTACATGGAATGCGAAAAATTCAGCCACGTGATCCACCTGGTTTCTGACGTACAAGGTAAAGTTTCCAAGAACAAGAAGGCGATTGAAGTGCTACGCTCCAGCTTCCCGGCAGGTACGGTGAGCGGCGCTCCGAAAATCAGCGCCATTGAAATTCTTTCCGGTCTCGAAAAAGTCAAGCGTCGTTTTTATGCGGGTGCCGTGGGTTACATCGAATCCGATGGCGACCTCGACTTCTGCATTGCCATCCGCTGCTGCTTAAAGCAGGGCAAGACCATCAGTCTCCAGGCCGGTGGTGGCATTGTCGCGGCATCGAACGCTGACCGCGAATTTGAAGAAACGAATGAAAAGCTCGGAGCGATCAGAGCTGTACTGGAGGGGGAAAATTAG